The Rissa tridactyla isolate bRisTri1 chromosome 6, bRisTri1.patW.cur.20221130, whole genome shotgun sequence DNA segment AAGACATaggtccctttttttttttttggtgtattaAAATTCACCATTGAAGTTCCCAGGACACTGGCCAGTTTCTAGTCCTACACAGGACATACTAAAAGGGGTGTTCGCATGGCAAACAGTCCACGCTGTTCTATACCTGGCAAGGACTCTGGAAGAGTTTTGACTTTAAGCTTGCTGCACCGGGATAAACAATTTTTACATGCCAAGGACATATTTTGGGTGGGGAGTCTTCCCTTGAGAGTCAGACCTAAAGATAGTTTATGGAGTTTGCCCAGTTCCAACTGGAAACACAGAAGCAAGAGAAGTGGACCCAAACAGCAGCACTCAAATTCCAGTAGACATTCAGGAACAAGACCTTTATTAGAGACTAGCTAATTGCTAATTAGCTGCTGAAACTGAAAATATGCTAATGCCTCTATTTTCCAAAGGTTAATTTTGAATGTCTGCCCAATGGAAGAGCTTTCAATTTCTTGATGAAATAAACCAGTTACACTGATGAAAGTAACCTAAATAAACCAGCTACACTGAGAGTAAAGTACAGATGTCCATGAAGGCTCCTCAATACATTTTGCATCACTATTCAAGATCTAATGTCTCAGGCTTCTGAAGAAAGGGGACAGACAGAGGTAATACTGCTGTGCTCTTCCCATGTTACTTATTCTCTGTCACTCAATATTATCAAACGCAGACCTCAAAGAAACCTATTTTTCATGAAGGACTATCTTAGAATGCTCAATTCAGCAGTTAGGCTCATTGTTTTTAGTCCTAGACCCCTTCATTTGTGAAAATACGTAATATTGCAACTTTTATCCTCTCTACAGGTGCTCTTCACCTATTTTTCTCATACCCTTGAGAGTTAGAAGATCTAATGgaaatcttaagaaaaaaaacttcaaagtGTTTCTCAAACAGCAACTGCAGAACAAGACTTTTTTAAGGTCaggtttttgttctgtttaatattAGAGTCCTGTAAGTTTCATTTTGGGTTGCAGCAGAGCAAAAAAGGTAACAATAGAGCAAACAGAGCCCTGCAGAGCTGAGAAACTTGCTGGTTTTCTCTTCACTAGCACAGCAAGccttgagaaaaaataatttgcagctTTCAGAAAGTATCTTTATAGTTGCAATACATatttgcaaatctttttttctagtttggTGTTATCGTTCAAAGCTTGCCAATAGCCATGATGTGGCCGTAGCAGCTCCACCTAATCACAACTCCAAAACACATTTGGGTCACTCCTTTGttttgaaacacttaaaaaaaagagcatcaaTTTGGATAACACTTGACCAGGTTGTCCCCTATCATGGCTACAGCATCCTTGCGCCACTGGTAGAAGGCAGAGTATCTTTGTGTAGAGACCACCGAGGCTGAGCACGCAGCAAAGGAGCTGCTTGAACAGTTAAATCAAGGGCAGAGAGCAAAAAACAGAGCAGCAACAATAAAGTTACCATCCACCAGCACGTATTTTGAAGTTTTTTGGCCCACGTGGTAGTAATTAGAGTAATAAAAATCCGTTGATTCAGACTaccatgtaagaaaaaaattcttggtGCTTTTACAGATCAAGACAGTGATAATCCACTGAGTGGGCAAAGACATGTGAGGTAAATGCTGGGGAAGAACTTCAGGCATTCAGTGGTGATGAAGAGATACCATTAGGTAAGGTAAAATTGTCTGTAAGAGAAAAGATTCTAAACTTATTTAAACAGCCACCTAATTCTCTAAAGATTTATTAATACAACTTAAAGTACATACCACAAAAGATTACATAGCTCAAGGTTTAGTCTGGTATTCCACAAGTctagaaaaaaagctgaaataattccCAGAACCAAACATTTGCCTACACGAAAAGTTAACCTATGAGGTAGGAAGCTAGAACACTTCTAGAATAAAAACGCCTGTTTCTAGTTTAGCTCGTACTTGTGGCACAGTTCTGTGGATAAGTTTTTGTAGACAGATATGcgttagttttaaaaaaaaaaatcctgcatgtcAGCAAAATCAGTTCATCTATCTCAAGCATAAAATATGATGGTTATGCATTAACTAATGCAGAAtcagttttctcttttgcctCCCCCCAATAATCCATGCACCAAGTTTCTCAGCCCCATTTCAATTCGGATAAAACACTAGTCTTAGTCCTAAATCACATATTAGAAAATAATCTTTAGCAATTGAAGAGGATACAGAACTTGTGACAAACTATTTGTTTTAACTCAAGCTGACTTAAACAAACTGTTTCTCTAAACAAGCAATGCTAATCCAGCAACAATTTAGTTGTGCTCTTAGGACATTTACAGGAACCGTTGTGACTCAGTAGATACACCAAGTCTGCTATGAAACTTGAACCCACCAGTTGATGATAGCTTAAGTACTTCCTAAATGGAAAGACATCAGCTTTCCAACTGCACTTGCACCAAAACAAGGACGATGCACAAGCTGCCAGCCCAGGTAGGGTGCTAGAGCCCCGTCACGGGGCTGCAGGGCAAGGGACCTGCAGGTACCACTGGAACCAGCTGGTTCCATTTCTCACCTCTAACTTttggaaagacagaaggaaaaagagaagaggtgTTATTATTCAGAAGCAGCTTTTTTGCTGGCCCAGTGTCTAAATTAGCCAGTAGTATTCTCACATACATGTAAACCAGAATACCCACACAACCCACAACTTCTGTTTGAAAGAAGACACTGCTATGTATCACTATGGCTAGTTGCTAACACGGCCATATGAGCtacaacataaaaatactttcttttaagtGCTGAGCATTTTTTCTACAGTTTCTACCTATGCTTGAAGAAGCTGCCTTTACAACAAAAGGAAACTAGTTCCACTTCCAAAACGAATTACCCATATACTGGTGTAAACAGAGGCAGAGGTGCAAGTACAGATCTAAGGTCCTACATCTCCTTGTTTTGTTGGAGGTCTGCAGTCATTAAAGGCAATACACTAAAATGAACAACTATTTCAgtgctggtaaaaaaaaaaataaattggtagaGTACAAGCAGTACCtaaaacagtaaaggaaaagcagctgcacgcttaatataaaaataaaacaattaaaagacTGCAAGAATGACTACTTTCAGACAAAATAATATGGTTTTAAGTGAAAACTGTACCAAGAGGCTAACACTGTGCTGGCTGTGTTACACCGAGACAGTTGAATGGATTATACGCCCTGCCTCACCTTCTGGAACGAAGAAGAGTACTTGCATTAAACTTTAAGCACAGTAGCTGTTAAAAGCAGAGACTTTTTGTGCTATAGACCGATTACATCATCTTGGACTGAAAGAACTGATTATTTCAAGGCCAACGGTACCTTTCTCCAGCATGTGTTTGCTTAATAGTGCAGACATCAGTGCTGCTGAGATCCAGAATCCCTTTTACAGTAATGCTCTTACAACATggtccaacttttttttttttttttttttttaatggcagcatGAACTGTATTTAATAGTGTAAATACAAAAAAGAGGTACTAGGGCAGTTTTTGGTAATACTTATATCCATCAGCTATACCTTGAAATCCAACTTCCATAGGAATGATCACTAATGCACCTTTTAAGGGTGTCACTAAATGTTGAAAGCATAACTGCTACATTTGTTCTTAATAATAATGTGTCCTGTAATTAAATTTACAAGCACTGAATAGAGAACAAGAGAACAGTTCAAGGTTGCACAGCTAAGCAAACCCCATAACTAGCATACCATGAAGGGTCTATTCAGGACACCAAGTTCTTCAGCCTGACATGACCAGAACATGTTAGGACTACCAACACTCCCTCTCCAATATAAGTATGCCAGCTCTACCGCAAGTCAAAAGCCTGAATATTAACTAAAAGTAGGACAGAGATGAACGAAGAAAAACCCTGTAGCTTCATACTGAATTTCTTAACTACGCTGGAACAAGAGAGATGAATCAATTTCTCCCTCCCACTGCCACCAGTTTCACTGGAAGCCTTTCAGTTACTCAGTACCATAAGCAGTTGTCTCACACTGACTTCAGCTACAATCAACTACGAATGCCTCAGTATTTTAAGCGGTTACAACTTCCCCTGTACACTTCTTGTGGTAAGCCCTTCTTCTGAAATGGATTTCTTGCTCCCTACTCAAAACACAAGATAATGAAGCAGTAATACTCTCATAATTAGAAATAAAGGTTCTTACTTGGTAATTATGTTCAAGACTACATTCAAGTGGGTAAACCCCCTAAAAATACAAACACCATTAAATGCCCATTGTGACATTCTGTTAACAGGCTGGAAAGCATGTAATAGTCATACCTTCTATGAAATCATTTTCACTATACAGCTGCCTCTCTCCCACTCCATCATCTTCATCTTGTCCATCTTCTTCATCTGGATTATTGATAACTTCTAGGCCAGCCTCAATAACTTCCACCAATTCATCTCGTTTGTCCTTTCTAACAGGTTTCTCTTCTGGATGCCGAGTAAGCCCCATCTCCAATTGGAACACTTTCATGGACGTAAAGCTTTCAAAAGGAATGACGCCATATTCACTAGGCAGTTTGGCCCCCACGCTCACCTCAGCTTTGTCAATCTGGGAATGAAGAAACTCTAGGAGATCATTGGATGCTTGTTCTTTGGTGCTCTGGTAGTTCATACCATTGACCTTGggggtctttttttcctgcagggatTTCAATTTATCACTCATTTCCTGAAGCTCTTGCTTTAACTGGGCAATCTGACGTTTCAGACTGGTAGCTCTGTTTTGATAATGCTCTTCTTGTTCCTGCAAGAGAGCTTGATAGTATTCTTTACCCATGTTTTCACCTACAACACCAGGTAGAGATCCATTCCCATCTGTTTGTGGAGCACACTCGAGCAAATACATGAGCAAGACTAAACTGAATAGTAAAGCAAGGCCCACTAATAGCCAACGAGTCCTGGCTTGAATTACTAAACTTCTTCTGGGCATTCTCATATTATTTCCGTTTCCAATCCAAAAAGATGACTTATCTGCTCATGCCTTCCAGGGAACATCACCCCAGAGTTCAAAGCTtagaatgaaagagaaagcatGACCATAATAGTTACTACAAGTTTTGATAAAGTAGATGATGGGCAGTTTTCAACCTTTGCCTTAATCGGGTGTCATTGCAGAGAGACAAATCTGAAGTTCCAATGTCATCCATAACCATCAACTCTAAGTTTGGTTGACGCCATACAATTTGTTCAGGATTTCCTACCCAccgaaaaaaaccctgcagaaggGGAGGAAGATGGAAGACACCAGCAACAAGtcatatttccattttctaattCAACCCTAGTTGAAGGGTTTTAGCCTATCTGAAGTTCAGTGAGCAACGTCTGCAAAAGTCATTTTATAAACTTTGAATtgacagcaatttttttcccccactacgTGTAAGTGAGAGCAGTCTACAGTTTAGCAACAGAAATTTTCATTGACTAGTCTGGCTTTTCCTCTGGCACTTGAGTATTTTATTCCAgttccccctcctttcctcagGATCTGCGGTTTGAGTCAGCAAAAAGACGACAGAacctaaaattaaaagaaaggtgcATATTAGAACTACAAAGCAGCCAGTCATTtgaaaaacacatgaagaaagCTGTAACACATGGATGCAAAGGATTGCTGGGGGAAGgggtgggaaaaggagaaagaaaacattatttctttccaTTGCATTACCCATTAGCGATTCCCTTTGACATAGTGTCTGGAAAATAGCAGTATGGACAGtctaatgaaatacatttttcacataGCTAGCTAAAGCAGTAAGGGTTCTTCTAGTTTCATCAAGTCTTACTTGCTTTAACTCACCCattccttcttgttttttttgttttgttttcctctgtgggaggaaaaaaccaccaacaaaacccaTGCCCTTCCTACTCctctacagtaaaaaaaattccaagaactattttgaagcagcagcagcttgcatttccatttgcttttactTTAAGTAAGTATCTTTTAGGGAGTAATTATTCACtcataaataaaatactgcaaattTAAATATCAAAGGTCACAGACACAGCATTTCAGAACAGGTCAAATTCAACAGAAATTCAAACCCCAATTCTCGACTGATGAAAGGGAGCCTCAGACTATCCATTTACTAACATTTACACCTTTTGATTTGGTTCGGTGACTGTGAAGGGGCACTGTCTGTTTGTATGGGTCACCCTCTCACACCACTGACCAAACCAGCTCGGAGGAGGAGACCAGGGAGAAACAGTTACGAAACAATAGTCAGCTAAACAGTTTATGGGCCTCTTCAATGACTGCACAAAGGGCTAAGCAGTAAGCTCAATGTGTGTTAGTCTATTTTCTAACAgtaataaaatactttcatttaaaaCTTGTTTGTAGAAAATAAGTGAGGCTTATTAAAATTTATCCAGAGATCTATTAGCTCTACATCCATTTGGGCTTGTTGTGTACTTATTATTTGGGAGAAGTTCTGGGACTTGAGTAACTTCAGTTTAGTTTGAGTATGTTTAtgtgattagaaaaaaaaaatgccccctCCAATACTCCTTATTTATGGGTTGGACAGATTGTTGTCTAACGCCGCTCGCAGCCACAAACCCCATCTTCCTCCATCTTTGCAAATAAGTGACGGTGCCACAATGCACTCCAGCTGCTTACACCACCTTACAACGTTTCCCCCCCATTACATCCTTGCGACACTTCTCCTTTCCCATTTGGCTTCCAGCACCAGGATATTGCTTTAGTGAGAACCAGGTACCACGTATCAGTGGTATCATGATACTCAGCATCCTCATTTGCAAGAAAGCTCCAATAACAAGGCCTGAAAGATTAAGTAATTTATTCACACCACCAACACCAACGCCTGCGATGGCTGATCCTAAGTTTGTGTGCGTGTCATGCACATGAAGTCTTACAAGAGCTGCCCACTTTGGTGTTGTCCAGCTGAAGGCTACCGGACTGCTTGAAGCAGTTATTAGTATTTCTAGTGCCAAAGTCCCTGCCTATGACCCtgctcaaaaataaataatatccaTTATGTAGAAATTCTTAATACAGCAGCTTAAAGGCAGTAGATATCTGAAACTTAAGCTTTTTGAACTCATGTAAAGCTACCAGACACTTTGGTACAAAGTAAGCAACAGTTTTATCAACTGAATTCTAGATGACATTCTTTTAAGTCCAAGTAAGACAGAAATTAGTCACTCCTCACTGAGCAAACACATTATATAAATGCAAGTCAAACGCCTATAAAGAGTGATCAACACCAGATGTATCCTCAGACTATTGACCAGGGTCCAGATATGGTGAATCaagggagacagaagaaaaaaccaTCGACAGGATAAAACCATTTCACAGAAATGATGTAACATCATCCCGAACTTTCTTTAGTACAAAGTTGCCCATATGATGTTTTTGCACATTTCTCTCTGAATTCTTGTTCTGTTAGAAGGCAAGAGGTGAAGCCACAACTAATAACATAAAGAACCATATGTTTCTTTAAACCTAGATGAATGCTAGGCTGTCCTAAAGCCACTCCACACAGAAGCTGGCACATCTTAGATCAGTCAAGGCATGTTGAAGAAAGATCAATCTATCTGACTTGCATAAAATATTGACAAATCCAGTACCAAGTATTTTTCACTGCACAGACTTATTACTGCTGTcaagaacagcagcagttttTCGTCGCTGTATACACAAACACAGCCACCATATCCCTGCAGAAATCAGGTTTTCAAGTAGAGATGCTTTTGGTACTGGGGACAGGGTAGGAAAGAAGGCTCACAGCTCAGTAGGACATGAAGAACCACgctttgtgtttttccttcaACTTTCTCCTCACTTTTATGGGATAACTCAAGAAAATGGAAGCATGTACTAGAAAgcaggggaaaatatttttagttaagaCTGTCTTAAGAGATTATTTGGGCTACCAAGGTACAGCTCAGTGATGGTTTGCACAAGCGGCTACAAACCACTGCCAGATTTGGTTCAACGCTGAACCCCTAAGCTTAAAGCCACTTAAGTGGCACAACCTCCTACCACCATGGGCTTTAAACAATCACGAACTGTTAAGCGATAAATAGACACCCTGAAGCTGGGGCATTAGCCTAGTAGGCCTTTATTCAATTCTTGCTCTACCAGTAAGTTGCCTTGTGTTCAACTTTGATGAGTCACTAAGTTTCTTTAGGTCTCATTCATGCCTTAGAAGCAAGTGACAACAGTTTTCCTGATGTGGTGTCAAGAGGACACAATGTACCAGGAGATTAAGGTTCCCTCAGACAATAGCAGGGGGCAATGAAAGAACAACTCTGTTCTTAATAACTTAACCGTGGCCAAATGTACATCAGTATGGTAAGCATTGATTAAGAAAGTCAGCACGCCTCCACAGGGCCTCGCTGCTCACATTGCATCACCGATGCAAGAACAAAAGATTATGAATAACTGCAGATTTCCGAGCCTTCCTACTGGCACTTTACCTATTTACACTAGAGGGCTGTTTTCTGGAGAGCTGCCTTAAGGGGTGCTTAGAGATGAGAAACAACAGGCCGCTTCTGAAGCAATGGAAACTACAGGTGGTGGGCTGCAGAGAGCTTGCTGGTCCTTTTCCTCCCAGGCTCTAATTATTCCCTCATTAGCCAAAACCCTTTTTTAGTGAGCCAGTGACAATCCTATTAACAATGCAGCCTTTTTGCACAGAGATAGGCCTTGCTTATTTATCTTTGACAGTTTTTGTGCGACACCATAAAGAACAGGCATTTTCCACACTAGTTTCCCTGTGGCCTTTAAAGGCAAGGAATGTTTGTGCAACCAGTTATgttaaagaacataaaaattttaaattgcaCCTGGAGAGCTGAAGAGGAAAATTAGTTTACTAAAGCAGTAGGGACTGAGCCAATTTGGACAtctcttccccccaccttttttatCCCCTCCATTTTTCCCCACTTCTGATGAGAATGGTCATAATAAAGGAATCAGACACAGATTTCACCTTGCGTCCTTCACGGAGTGAGGGAGGCCGCTAAGAATTTTAATTCTCATCCCATCAGAAAAGGAAGGTTTATGAGCCCTTTATTTCACCACCCTCTCTTTTCAGAAAAGTACTGGTTTCATGTATTTACAACCCAAATTTGATATGAATTAGGCCTGGCACAGCACTATTTTAGGAATTCCACTAACTACTCCCAGGCTGTAGAAGATGCGATTACAAGAGAAAGCAGGCTGTGAAACCTCAGAATTAGCAAAAGCACACAGGATCCCAACAATCACAATaggaaaattaattcagtgtCACACAATACATTCTGAAGTTTATAAAAAAGAACAGTAAGATTACCTGGAAATAAGTAATTGTGCAGACGTCCCTAGGATCAGCATTTCAGTGTTTAAAGATTAAGTTCCAAATCTTCAAAGTCCACATGCTgatatttcactttatttcaatTCTTCGAAACAAGCCTATTTGCAATACTCCCTATGATCTCCAAAGAACAAGACATCTTATACAATGCTTAAAGGTTTGCAAGTTTTCCAGAAGCAACTGGTTGTTATTCTTGCTGCATTTCCAGGGCCTTATGTATATTCAACTATGGAAATGCTTCTGTTCCTTACAAAAGAGCTCATTGATTCTCTAAGCACAAGGGAACAGACCAGCATGCtaattgaaaatgcttttaaatttgtttttattatattaGCATTCTGTTTTGGTTCCTTGTTGCAAAGGATGAGTATGTCTTTCTAAAGAGGGAAACATTCACACTTACAGCAGTGACCTAATTCCGTATGCACTTGCTTCATGCCAGACTGCACGGACATTCCTCATTTTTGCATGTTCTACTTCAGACATGTCCTTTTTGTTCAGCATGCCCTAGATGGTCATAGTTTCGCTGCTTATGAAATTCCAGCTGATTTTCATAGCTATTTTATTGTTCATAATTTCACCCAGATGCCACAGATATTCACTGTTTTAaaccccctccacacacacacttctctCCTTGGCAAGTTAAACAATGAAAACATAAGGTCCAATATCATCCCTTGGTTATTCCATCTTACTCTGAAGAAAAGTGTCACTGAAAACAGAACTGCTTATGAATGCCAGAGAAAGATTGCACACGGTTATTTTCTCGCTTGCTGAAACCAACACAAAGTTGGCCACTGTTGCTGTTGTCGACAATCTCTGCATAAACCCTAGAGTGAGAAACCTCAAACCATATTTTAGAGTACACAGAAACACATCAACTTGGCTTAGACAGTGTGCTGAGGTATAGcttcagagaagagaaatacATTTGTTCAGAGCTTTATCATACAGTTCTAGCCAAAAAGAGTATCCAAGTCAGATTTTTCTGCTGTTGGGAAGGTTAatagggaaaagcaaaaaagagaaaaaaatatccaagagAAGAGTTAGAGGCCATCGTTCTCACTTTCCACAGAAAACTAATCTTTAGTCTAGTATCTCACCCTCATTGGACTGactgtaaataaaatgtttttatcacAATTCCACCATCTGATTTGCTTTCAGCTACAGCCTCCAGAGCACACAGGCACACGCATTGCTTCATGGGAgagaagatgaaagccactgtcAATTTATGGAAACAAAATCTATTtcaataaaaccagcagaaaagctAAAATAATCACGAGATATTTTTAGACCTTACCGGTTTAATAATAAATCCTGAAGAATTTGAAAGTTGTGCTTATACACATTGTGACCACTAGCCATGGTAAATCAATCACAtcaggcaaaagcagcagcttaTTTTCAACTTCTGCAAGTTTAGAGCATAACACACTTCCAGTTCATCACGACATGCAAGTTTAGTTTGTAAGCGCAGAACTGCAGCTTTGCTACTCACATTATCTGACTGAGACGAAAGTGAATTTTTCTTCCACCTACCTCTTATGACTTACATCAAAATTTCCTTGTGTCCTCCTGTACCTTTGCAGCATTCCCATTGCATGGCATGCTACCTTGGCACGCTCACATGGACCAACCTGTATAGGGTAATACCTGCAAGGGCACACACCAGCACTCCTCAAACAGGACAGGGCAATTCttacaaaaagttatttttccacACATTGCAGGCGTAAACCAGAAGtccatgagttaaaaaaaaataaaaaaacccaacagcaaaaaAGACGGCCTCTGCCTTGGGAGACTAGGTGACAGAATCAGCTCTTCATCAAATCTAACTCAACTCCACAAAAAACCGTGGTCCTTAATTCTTATAAACTTACCAGCTCAACCTGGCTGATAACTGAAA contains these protein-coding regions:
- the CSGALNACT2 gene encoding chondroitin sulfate N-acetylgalactosaminyltransferase 2 isoform X2, which translates into the protein MRMPRRSLVIQARTRWLLVGLALLFSLVLLMYLLECAPQTDGNGSLPGVVGENMGKEYYQALLQEQEEHYQNRATSLKRQIAQLKQELQEMSDKLKSLQEKKTPKVNGMNYQSTKEQASNDLLEFLHSQIDKAEVSVGAKLPSEYGVIPFESFTSMKVFQLEMGLTRHPEEKPVRKDKRDELVEVIEAGLEVINNPDEEDGQDEDDGVGERQLYSENDFIEGYYRTERDKGTQYELFYKKMDGMEYRHVTLFRPFGPLMKVKSETVDISRSIINIIVPLAGRTEAFAQFMQNFRDVCIHQDKRVHLTVVYFGQDGLSEVKSILESVARETDFHNYTLVSLNEEFNRGRGLDMGARAWEKGEVLMFFCDVDVYFTAEFLNSCRLNAEPDLLQPETIFSKCQFGMNRYFFFT